In Candidatus Baltobacteraceae bacterium, the genomic window ATTCGCACCCCGGCGCGCGTGGTCGCCTGGAGATCGCCGAAACGATCGAAGCTCAGCCTCGAGACGATCACGTGACCGGCGAGCAATGCGTCGTAGTCGCCGCGCATTTGACGCACCGATTCGATTTTTAGAAATACTCCGGCGTTCACGACCGGTAGGCGTTTAAGCGCGAAGATCGGCAGCGTGGATGGCGGCGCGTCGAGCGACAGCACGCGCAGATCGTGATCCACGAGCGCGCGCGAACCGCTCGATGCGACCGCGATGACCGCGTAGGGGACGCGCTGCGTGATCTCGATCGTCACGCCGGCGGGCAGACTCCGGCGAACGCGCGCGGTCGCCACGTACGGAATTGCCTCCACCCGGCGCGCCGCAGCGCGCGTATTCTGTAACCAGACGTTTCGATCCGTCGCTATAGCGGCGCGGGCCAGTATCTCGCCGCCCGGAACGCTCGTGTTGCCGATGACGCGCACGGTTCGAGGGAAAAAGCCGGGCCAGGTGGCGCCGTAATACGCGCCGCCGGCAGCGGCGACCAGCACGATGGCAAACAGAATCCAAAACGGACGCAGGCGCGCGGCGGGCGAGGGTTTTCGCCGCTGCGGCGACTTCTTTTGCGCCGTCACGAAAGAACGAACCGTTCGATGGCTTCGGCCACGCCGTCGTTCGCTACGTCGGCCACAATGGCGTCGGCCGCCGCACGCAGTTCCGGCGGCGCCGAACCCATCGCGACGCCGAAGCCGACCGCGCGCAACAGCGGAGCGTCGTTCCACGAATCGCCGATCGCCAGCACGTGCTCCATCTCGATACCCAGATGGCCGGCGGCAATCGCCAGCGCCTTCCCCTTATCGACGTTTGCGTTCATCACCTCGACGAACTCGGGGAGGCTGCGCGTTACGTAGGCGCGATCGCCGAGCAGGGCGGCGATGCGCGGCAAGTGCGCCTCGGCGATATCCGGCGGCGCCACGAAAACCGCCTTGGTCGCATCGCTAGCCGCGAATTCATCTCCGAGCGAAGGGACGATGACCG contains:
- a CDS encoding Cof-type HAD-IIB family hydrolase, with product IAQMQRRGVRGALVTGRMYRSALPYARRLKLDAPVVCYQGAAVIDPGSDDVLLDVPLRNPEVLALVEYARREGLHLQLYKNDRFYCERLNDWAKLYASIAGVAPVIVPSLGDEFAASDATKAVFVAPPDIAEAHLPRIAALLGDRAYVTRSLPEFVEVMNANVDKGKALAIAAGHLGIEMEHVLAIGDSWNDAPLLRAVGFGVAMGSAPPELRAAADAIVADVANDGVAEAIERFVLS
- a CDS encoding FtsQ-type POTRA domain-containing protein: MTAQKKSPQRRKPSPAARLRPFWILFAIVLVAAAGGAYYGATWPGFFPRTVRVIGNTSVPGGEILARAAIATDRNVWLQNTRAAARRVEAIPYVATARVRRSLPAGVTIEITQRVPYAVIAVASSGSRALVDHDLRVLSLDAPPSTLPIFALKRLPVVNAGVFLKIESVRQMRGDYDALLAGHVIVSRLSFDRFGDLQATTRAGVRILFGDRDELAKTIPLIDPILSQVSRSGRPIAAVDLRAPSTPVVVYRK